The following are from one region of the Myotis daubentonii chromosome 2, mMyoDau2.1, whole genome shotgun sequence genome:
- the LOC132226147 gene encoding olfactory receptor 6C2-like, with amino-acid sequence MGNRTVTTFILLGLTSDLQLQVLIFVFFFLTYMLSITGNLIIISLILLDSHLKTAMYYFLQNFSFLEISFTSACIPRYLYSIATGDKLITYNACAGQVFFTDLFGVTEFFLLAAMSYDRYVAICKPLHYVTIMSSTVCRRLVFCCWVAGLFIIIPPLSLGLNLEFCDSNVIDHFICDAAPLLKISCSNTWFMEQTVMICAVLTLLMTLMCVVLSYIYIIKTILRFPSVQQRKKAFSTCSSHMIVVSISYGSCIFIYIKPSAKESVAINKGVTVLTTSIAPLLNPFIYTLRNKQVKQAFNNSVKRIVIFSKK; translated from the coding sequence ATGGGAAACCGTACTGTAACAACATTCATTCTGCTGGGCCTGACAAGTGACCTTCAGCTGCAGGttctgatttttgtctttttctttctcacctaCATGCTGAGCATAACTGGGAACCTGATTATCATCTCCCTCATCTTACTGGATTCGCATCTTAAAACAGCCATGTACTATTTCCTACAAAATTTCTCCTTCTTGGAGATCTCATTCACATCTGCTTGCATTCCCAGATACTTGTATAGCATAGCAACAGGTGACAAGCTCATTACCTACAATGCCTGTGCCGGCCAAGTGTTTTTCACCGACCTCTTCGGTGTAACTGAATTTTTCCTCCTGGCGGCCATGTCCTATGACCGCTacgtggccatctgcaagccccTGCATTATGTGACCATCATGAGCAGCACAGTCTGCAGAAGACTTGTCTTCTGCTGTTGGGTGGCTGGTCTATTCATTATCATCCCCCCACTGAGTCTGGGCCTAAATCTGGAATTCTGTGATTCTAATGTCATTGATCATTTTATCTGTGATGCAGCTCCCCTCCTGAAAATTTCTTGTTCAAATACTTGgttcatggaacagactgtcatgATTTGTGCTGTGCTGACCCTTCTAATGACACTCATGTGTGTAGTACTGTCCTACATTTATATCATCAAGACAATTTTGAGATTCCCTTCTGTTCAGCAAAGAAAAAAGGCCTTTTCCACCTGTTCTTCCCACATGATTGTGGTCTCCATCAGCTATGGCAGCTGCATCTTCATCTATATCAAACCTTCAGCAAAGGAGTCAGTGGCTATTAACAAGGGTGTGACAGTGCTCACTACTTCCATCGCTCCACTGCTCAACCCTTTCATTTACACCTTGAGAAACAAGCAAGTAAAACAAGCCTTCAATAACTCAGTCAAAAGAATTGTGATATTTTCTAAGAAATAA